In a genomic window of bacterium:
- a CDS encoding M23 family metallopeptidase, giving the protein MGEILTVTIRNAGEGSYICWLDNTPYPLYRIGKDTLRTFIGFGTDINPKTCKFWVEKGSFTPQSLAKAKNKILAQALLTETEEELWRGDFIWPVKGRITGEYGERRVYKKITGGNSLSWRGIHSGIDIRQQRGALVSSSNSGRVIIARRFSGEGNAILIDHGQGILTFYCHLDKINVSEGDFVQKGEIIGKVGSTGLSTAPHLHFGLYIHGTPVNPLFWVK; this is encoded by the coding sequence ATGGGCGAAATACTTACAGTAACCATAAGGAATGCAGGGGAGGGAAGCTACATCTGCTGGCTTGATAATACACCATATCCATTGTATCGGATAGGAAAGGATACCCTAAGAACATTCATTGGATTTGGGACAGACATAAATCCAAAGACCTGTAAGTTTTGGGTTGAAAAGGGAAGTTTCACTCCCCAAAGTTTAGCTAAAGCCAAAAATAAAATTTTAGCTCAGGCATTGCTTACAGAAACAGAGGAAGAGCTATGGAGGGGTGATTTTATTTGGCCTGTAAAGGGAAGGATAACCGGAGAATATGGTGAAAGGAGGGTTTATAAAAAAATAACGGGGGGAAATTCCTTAAGCTGGCGTGGAATCCATTCTGGGATTGATATAAGGCAGCAAAGGGGAGCTTTAGTTTCTTCTTCAAATTCTGGAAGGGTTATCATTGCCAGGCGTTTTTCAGGAGAGGGAAATGCTATTCTTATTGACCATGGCCAGGGGATTCTTACATTTTACTGCCATTTGGATAAAATAAATGTTTCTGAGGGTGATTTTGTCCAAAAGGGAGAAATAATCGGAAAAGTTGGTTCAACTGGCCTCTCAACCGCCCCCCATCTTCACTTTGGGCTTTATATTCACGGAACCCCGGTAAATCCGCTATTTTGGGTTAAATAA
- a CDS encoding aspartyl protease family protein: protein MGKIVVEMKIKNLFDEVRAKAGIIKKEEIRKVMVDALVDTGATMLSLPIGIIEKLGLEEAGTREVRTANGIVTRRVFSEVRVEIQGREGGFQVLELPVDVLPLVGQIVLEQLDLYPDPQNQRLTGRPDAPDHVVVECY from the coding sequence ATGGGAAAGATTGTGGTAGAAATGAAAATAAAAAACCTCTTTGATGAGGTAAGGGCGAAAGCCGGGATAATCAAAAAGGAGGAAATTAGAAAGGTTATGGTTGATGCCCTGGTTGATACCGGAGCAACCATGCTTTCTCTACCGATTGGCATTATTGAAAAACTTGGGCTTGAAGAGGCGGGAACAAGAGAGGTAAGGACAGCAAATGGTATAGTGACAAGAAGGGTTTTTAGCGAAGTAAGGGTTGAAATTCAAGGAAGAGAAGGAGGATTTCAGGTTTTAGAACTGCCAGTTGACGTTTTGCCTCTGGTTGGTCAGATTGTTTTGGAGCAGCTTGACCTATACCCTGACCCACAAAACCAGAGGCTTACTGGAAGACCTGATGCCCCTGACCATGTGGTGGTAGAGTGTTATTAA
- a CDS encoding lamin tail domain-containing protein, giving the protein MKKIWLFLVVLGVCKGLGAYKESSFYFDNGKTPRAIHYTAQGFKANTTYSLKLYVKNGENETPRYLEILSKNGAWIKADEDTWQEDLPSFTTLDNGYQEGWVYVRNNGIETGTYATCAFSVKEGTSGETMKPGIFRPATIMNDCGWLEGYVYKDGKPVENGHIVFLGLDGKVLGAVDSEPNCISDDNPETPGYFKIALPGGTIVSTITDWDCNLYEIPQSQGNGIGIASKRTPQGGPWEIFAGRVTSLGYGILQASSDIVINEIMYDPQGSDENREWVEVCNIGNSSVDIANLKFVTDDTAHDLTLVMGTFNLQPGSYAVFCQATQTFLSDYPDFSGNLFDSSWSSLSNISSETLRLKDGIKIFGTVTYGPFPGVGTASEGHSLEKLLPNLLNVKWNWAPSVGTGGTPGRLNSRLAVISGTVRETGSGTLANAKVEAIVRWHGGLHYKALKRETDNNGSYTLIGLKEGTYTLVASKIEYKTGTKSVFAQGGTITNVDFYLDWVGPCPDLYITDKDIWWKPKRPKPEKRMRLFARVHNIGATQATNIDVEFWQSNWGINQDWGDSAEVTMPTIQGTIKHFLGSCTIDSLSAGASQTVSIKYTPPHFGLNNILVKVDPPINSGGNIIEQNELNNVAGRCIFIKYGTPTMTNISVPIPIGNPLGDEEGFNLEADTGNLSENEFTLSPQGTRSVTLTIPSIVGTRASIFIRAIGNRMGTTSAEVILVLAEHIQEIAPTDTNTTTGLGNFKVYIPQGAFKKAARVILNKNIDPDQLPNLRDDLKPYAREFTFEEEGTKTFNKKVKITIPLPSFINPGRARIFYLNEESEQWEMVNTTVGTDSLSAEVDHFSLYVAQEATITTIRVVPSQATIRAGGTISLQAIPYDQNGGTITGDIDFTWEISPTAGGTITKIGTDTAIGTFTKTGTYQITASTESVTGTATIIVQMGTPTQLEITLSTNTITADEVATITAIIKDEQGNTATTTALELSAENGSITNGIFYPDKVGTWEISGTYTVWGTETITGTATIVVTEGQPAKISGINRVGTESTFNINVKVTDQKDNIVSQIPVISWSIVDGSGTLELSTSTDVFNTLTAISRKVVVMATITNASCQFTVTKANGFIASGQLGSITFAIPYGTLTLEGTATTPCYIYLATSTIRLNLPTKRQWGDCFEISAYGTEGTTLQGVIGTFTLVLPVPEGALKFQVYKSTNTTNWFPISSLNQPMATIDSFSLFALGGGYSAYPNLDSVFAYPNPWKKKGGPKEIIFKKLTANATIRIFNVAGEEVDKFEHNDGSDEQAWTVPAKLASGVYIALIEGGGGKKIIKLGIIK; this is encoded by the coding sequence ATGAAGAAGATTTGGTTGTTTTTGGTAGTATTAGGGGTTTGTAAGGGGTTGGGAGCTTATAAGGAGTCTTCCTTTTATTTTGATAATGGGAAGACCCCAAGGGCAATTCACTATACTGCCCAAGGGTTTAAGGCAAATACGACCTATTCCCTCAAGCTCTATGTAAAGAATGGGGAAAATGAGACCCCCCGTTATTTAGAAATCCTCTCAAAAAATGGGGCTTGGATTAAAGCCGATGAGGATACCTGGCAGGAAGACCTTCCCTCATTTACCACCCTTGATAATGGTTATCAAGAGGGCTGGGTCTATGTTCGGAATAATGGCATAGAAACTGGCACATATGCCACTTGTGCCTTCTCAGTAAAAGAGGGAACATCTGGCGAGACAATGAAACCAGGGATATTTAGACCCGCCACCATTATGAATGATTGCGGATGGCTCGAGGGATATGTCTATAAGGATGGAAAGCCAGTAGAAAATGGACACATTGTATTCTTGGGATTAGATGGCAAGGTTTTAGGCGCGGTTGACTCTGAACCAAACTGCATTTCTGACGATAATCCAGAGACCCCGGGATATTTTAAGATTGCCCTTCCAGGGGGAACAATTGTTTCAACCATAACTGACTGGGATTGTAATTTATATGAGATTCCCCAATCACAAGGGAATGGAATAGGGATTGCCTCAAAAAGAACCCCCCAGGGAGGCCCCTGGGAAATCTTTGCCGGAAGGGTTACCTCTCTTGGCTATGGCATCCTCCAGGCCTCTTCTGATATTGTGATTAATGAGATAATGTATGACCCCCAAGGCAGTGATGAGAACCGTGAATGGGTTGAGGTATGCAATATAGGCAATTCCTCGGTGGATATAGCTAATTTGAAATTTGTTACCGATGACACAGCCCATGATTTAACCCTGGTAATGGGAACATTTAACCTTCAACCTGGTAGTTATGCGGTTTTCTGTCAAGCTACTCAGACATTCCTTTCTGATTATCCCGATTTTTCGGGCAATCTTTTTGATAGCTCATGGTCTAGCCTTTCAAACATATCTTCTGAAACCTTAAGGCTTAAAGATGGCATAAAAATATTTGGCACGGTAACCTATGGGCCCTTCCCCGGAGTGGGAACAGCATCTGAAGGACATAGCTTGGAAAAGCTCCTTCCGAATCTTCTTAATGTAAAGTGGAATTGGGCTCCTTCGGTAGGAACGGGTGGAACACCAGGAAGGCTAAATTCAAGGCTTGCGGTAATCTCGGGAACTGTAAGGGAAACAGGCTCAGGAACACTCGCTAATGCCAAGGTTGAGGCAATCGTTAGATGGCATGGTGGCTTGCATTATAAAGCATTAAAGAGAGAAACCGATAATAATGGCTCATATACCCTGATTGGTCTTAAGGAAGGAACCTATACCCTGGTTGCCTCAAAAATAGAATATAAAACAGGCACAAAGAGCGTATTTGCCCAAGGAGGGACAATTACAAATGTAGATTTTTACCTTGATTGGGTAGGACCCTGCCCTGACCTTTATATAACTGATAAGGATATCTGGTGGAAGCCAAAAAGGCCAAAGCCAGAGAAAAGGATGAGGCTATTTGCCAGGGTTCATAATATTGGTGCAACACAAGCTACAAATATAGATGTTGAATTCTGGCAGAGCAATTGGGGGATAAACCAGGATTGGGGAGATAGTGCAGAGGTAACAATGCCAACAATTCAGGGAACAATTAAACACTTCCTTGGCTCTTGCACAATAGATTCGCTGTCAGCAGGAGCAAGTCAGACTGTATCCATTAAATATACCCCACCCCATTTTGGCTTGAATAATATTTTAGTCAAGGTTGACCCACCGATTAACTCAGGTGGAAATATTATTGAACAAAATGAGCTAAACAATGTGGCAGGAAGGTGCATCTTTATTAAATATGGCACACCCACAATGACCAATATTTCTGTTCCTATTCCCATTGGCAATCCATTGGGTGATGAGGAAGGCTTTAATTTGGAGGCTGATACAGGCAACCTTTCCGAGAATGAATTTACCCTTTCTCCTCAAGGAACCCGTTCGGTAACCTTAACCATTCCTTCTATAGTGGGAACAAGGGCATCAATATTTATTAGGGCAATAGGTAATCGGATGGGGACAACCAGCGCAGAGGTAATCTTGGTATTGGCTGAGCATATTCAGGAAATAGCCCCAACCGATACTAATACAACCACAGGTTTAGGTAATTTTAAGGTATATATTCCCCAGGGTGCATTTAAGAAAGCGGCTAGGGTCATCTTGAATAAAAATATAGACCCGGATCAGCTTCCAAACTTAAGGGATGATCTAAAACCCTATGCCCGTGAATTCACTTTTGAAGAAGAGGGCACAAAGACATTTAATAAAAAGGTAAAGATTACCATTCCCCTCCCTTCCTTTATCAACCCAGGCAGGGCAAGGATCTTCTACCTTAATGAGGAGAGCGAGCAATGGGAAATGGTAAATACCACAGTGGGAACAGATAGCCTCTCGGCTGAGGTAGACCACTTCTCCCTTTATGTAGCACAGGAAGCAACCATTACAACGATTAGGGTTGTTCCTTCTCAAGCAACCATAAGGGCAGGAGGAACCATCAGCCTTCAGGCTATTCCCTATGACCAAAATGGAGGAACAATTACCGGAGATATTGATTTTACCTGGGAAATTAGCCCAACAGCGGGAGGGACAATAACAAAAATAGGGACAGATACTGCAATAGGAACATTTACAAAGACGGGGACATATCAAATAACCGCAAGCACAGAGAGTGTTACGGGAACAGCAACCATCATTGTCCAGATGGGAACACCCACACAATTAGAAATTACCCTTTCTACAAATACTATAACCGCAGATGAGGTAGCAACCATTACGGCGATAATCAAAGATGAGCAAGGAAACACCGCAACTACTACTGCTTTAGAGCTTAGTGCAGAGAATGGCTCAATTACTAATGGAATCTTTTATCCCGATAAGGTGGGAACCTGGGAAATCAGCGGGACATATACCGTATGGGGAACAGAGACAATTACAGGAACAGCAACAATTGTAGTAACAGAAGGCCAACCTGCAAAAATCTCTGGAATAAACAGGGTGGGAACAGAGAGCACCTTTAATATAAATGTTAAGGTAACCGACCAAAAAGACAATATAGTTTCCCAAATCCCTGTTATTTCCTGGAGTATTGTAGATGGCTCAGGAACACTAGAGCTTTCTACTTCAACAGATGTCTTTAATACCCTAACAGCTATATCAAGAAAGGTTGTTGTAATGGCTACTATAACAAATGCATCTTGTCAATTTACCGTTACAAAGGCAAATGGGTTTATTGCTAGTGGTCAGCTAGGCTCAATAACATTTGCAATCCCATATGGAACATTAACACTAGAGGGAACCGCAACCACACCTTGCTATATCTACCTTGCTACCTCAACCATTAGGCTAAATCTTCCTACCAAGAGGCAATGGGGCGATTGCTTTGAAATCTCGGCTTATGGGACAGAGGGAACAACATTACAAGGTGTAATCGGAACATTTACCCTTGTGCTTCCAGTACCAGAAGGTGCGCTTAAGTTCCAGGTCTATAAATCAACAAATACAACAAACTGGTTTCCTATCTCAAGCCTCAATCAACCAATGGCAACAATTGATAGCTTTTCTTTATTTGCCTTAGGTGGTGGCTATTCTGCTTATCCAAACCTTGACTCTGTCTTTGCCTATCCAAACCCCTGGAAGAAAAAAGGCGGGCCAAAGGAGATAATCTTTAAGAAGCTAACTGCCAATGCCACGATTAGAATCTTCAATGTTGCCGGTGAGGAGGTAGATAAATTTGAGCATAATGATGGAAGTGATGAGCAAGCCTGGACGGTTCCCGCTAAGCTTGCCTCTGGGGTCTATATTGCCCTCATTGAAGGGGGTGGAGGAAAGAAGATTATAAAGCTTGGGATTATAAAATGA
- the trpD gene encoding anthranilate phosphoribosyltransferase: MLKEAISKVILQENLSQEEAYNVMGEIMDGKGSDAQIASYITALRMKGETIDEIVGGAKAMRERAVKIDPRCDIVLDTCGTGGDNLHLFNISTISAFVVAGCDVVVAKHGNRSVSSQCGSADLLLEQGVNINLPKEGIERCLKEIGIAFLFAPNLHPAMKYAISPRREIGIRTIFNILGPLTNPAGARYQMLGVYDEALCETLAYVLKELGTISAIVLHGRDGSDEASISGPTKITELYEGKIRSYTIAPEEFGIKRVNISEIKGGDSKKNIKIALEILKGNKGPKMDIVLLNSAVALFVVRKVNSIGEGIEMARKSISSGLALKKLEALKKISQEYPS, translated from the coding sequence ATGCTTAAAGAAGCAATCTCAAAGGTAATTTTGCAGGAAAACCTAAGTCAAGAGGAAGCCTACAATGTAATGGGAGAGATTATGGATGGAAAAGGAAGCGATGCCCAGATTGCCTCATATATTACAGCCTTAAGGATGAAGGGAGAGACAATAGATGAAATTGTGGGAGGAGCTAAGGCAATGCGGGAAAGGGCGGTTAAAATAGACCCAAGATGCGATATTGTCCTTGATACCTGCGGAACAGGAGGCGACAACCTCCATCTATTTAATATCTCAACCATATCGGCCTTTGTTGTGGCAGGTTGCGATGTTGTTGTGGCAAAGCATGGAAATAGGTCTGTTTCATCACAGTGTGGAAGTGCAGACCTTCTTTTGGAACAAGGCGTGAATATAAACCTTCCCAAGGAAGGAATAGAGAGATGCCTGAAAGAAATAGGTATTGCTTTTCTCTTTGCACCAAATCTTCATCCAGCAATGAAATATGCCATTTCTCCAAGAAGGGAGATTGGAATAAGGACTATATTTAACATCCTTGGCCCTCTTACAAATCCAGCCGGAGCAAGATACCAGATGCTTGGCGTATATGATGAGGCTCTATGCGAAACATTGGCTTATGTTTTAAAGGAGCTTGGGACAATATCTGCCATTGTCCTTCATGGAAGGGATGGCTCTGACGAGGCATCGATAAGCGGCCCTACAAAGATTACAGAGCTTTATGAGGGAAAGATTAGAAGCTATACAATAGCACCAGAGGAATTTGGTATAAAAAGGGTAAATATTTCAGAGATAAAGGGAGGAGATTCTAAAAAGAATATTAAAATAGCATTGGAAATCCTTAAGGGAAATAAAGGGCCAAAAATGGATATTGTTCTTCTTAATTCAGCTGTTGCATTGTTCGTGGTAAGAAAGGTAAACTCAATAGGAGAGGGAATAGAAATGGCAAGAAAATCCATTTCCTCTGGTTTAGCATTAAAAAAATTAGAAGCCCTTAAGAAGATCTCACAAGAATATCCAAGTTAA